One window of the Patescibacteria group bacterium genome contains the following:
- a CDS encoding AAA family ATPase: MARIISLVNQKGGVGKTTTAVNLGAYLAQMGRFVLLVDIDPQGNASSGVGVEMRKVQKGVYEAIINQASFRDITQHTQIDGYKVAPATMSLAGANIELVPFEQREYRLHNSLMEIKHDFDYIIIDCPPSLGLLTINGLVAADEILIPVQSEYYALEGLGHLLNTVNLIKENLKPDLKILGAVLTMYDRRYQLSQEVMNELYKFFPDKIFRSVIPRNVRLAEAPSFGESILTYDPKSKGAKAYERLAREIIDTEN; this comes from the coding sequence TGGTGTTGGTAAAACAACCACTGCGGTCAATCTCGGAGCATATCTGGCGCAAATGGGCCGTTTTGTTTTGTTGGTGGATATTGATCCGCAGGGTAATGCATCTTCAGGTGTGGGAGTCGAAATGAGAAAGGTCCAAAAAGGTGTTTATGAAGCAATTATCAACCAAGCTTCTTTTCGGGATATCACGCAACATACTCAAATTGATGGATACAAAGTAGCTCCGGCAACCATGTCACTAGCCGGTGCCAATATTGAACTGGTGCCTTTTGAGCAGAGAGAGTACCGGTTGCATAATAGTTTGATGGAGATAAAGCACGATTTTGATTACATAATAATTGATTGTCCACCAAGTCTGGGTCTTTTGACTATTAACGGGTTGGTGGCAGCCGATGAAATATTAATCCCGGTCCAAAGTGAATACTATGCGCTGGAAGGATTGGGCCATCTGCTTAATACCGTGAATTTGATTAAGGAGAATCTGAAACCGGATTTAAAAATATTGGGTGCGGTCTTAACAATGTATGACCGGAGATATCAGTTGTCTCAGGAGGTAATGAACGAATTATACAAATTCTTCCCGGATAAAATATTCCGCTCGGTTATACCGCGTAATGTAAGACTGGCGGAAGCCCCGTCTTTTGGTGAGTCAATTCTAACCTACGATCCAAAATCAAAAGGCGCGAAAGCTTATGAGCGTTTGGCGCGTGAAATTATTGATACAGAAAATTAA
- the topA gene encoding type I DNA topoisomerase, giving the protein MTKKLVIVESPTKSKTVTKLLGDHSEYTVKASVGHIRDIPKSNKQAIDIEAGFVPRYEISADKRVIVAELRKIAKVSDEILLATDPDREGEAIAWHIAEVLNSDGNSKKIKRIVFHEITQSAIDEAIANPREIDQNLRIAQEARRVLDRLVGYDLSGLIWKKVRYGLSAGRVQSPALRILVERERLIQKFVPETYWQITADLVTKENIKIQFNCSVEPKDIKEVDSIIEQGKKGAWQVIEMKENEAKRSPRAPFTTSTLQQTASSRFGFTPSRTMSTAQRLYEAGYITYMRTDSTNLSKESLGNITRTITKEYGDKLVQVRVFKTKSKNAQEAHEAIRPSDFSKKTAGATDDQKKLYQLIWQRTMASQMIDALLLKTKITANITNGSIPDFAVNGTHIINPGWLLADPTARNEEVDLPKLKVADPLTLDQINSLEKQTQPLPRYTEAGLVKELEKRGIGRPSTYASIINTIISRGYVEKEGRALKPTDTGEVVSKFLEDNFANYISDSFTAEMEDELDEIAQGKRDYVKTLKDFYGPFSKDVKAKDKIAKITNLGKADKDIKCPKCQSEMIIKLGRSGKFLSCAKFPDCSGSRTIDGKEMQGPKETGDPCPECKDGKQVEREGKYGLFISCSNYPKCKYIKNSENGQNSTGVKCTVCKDGEMVEKRGRFGKFYSCSNYPKCKHAIKAKPTGRFCEYTRETGVCGALMMEGTKTIPERCSDKTCPNHNPHKLTK; this is encoded by the coding sequence ATGACAAAAAAACTAGTCATCGTTGAGTCACCTACGAAATCAAAAACAGTTACTAAACTTTTAGGTGATCATTCAGAATACACCGTTAAGGCCAGTGTCGGTCATATTCGCGATATTCCGAAAAGTAATAAGCAGGCAATCGATATTGAGGCGGGATTTGTGCCAAGGTATGAGATTTCGGCAGATAAAAGAGTAATTGTGGCGGAATTGCGAAAGATTGCGAAAGTGTCGGATGAGATTTTGCTGGCAACTGACCCTGACCGTGAAGGAGAGGCTATTGCCTGGCATATAGCCGAGGTACTGAATAGTGACGGAAATAGTAAAAAAATCAAACGAATTGTATTTCACGAAATTACCCAGTCAGCAATAGACGAAGCGATCGCTAATCCGAGGGAGATCGATCAGAATCTGCGTATTGCACAGGAAGCACGCAGGGTACTAGACAGGCTGGTTGGTTATGATCTGAGCGGATTAATCTGGAAAAAGGTTAGATATGGTTTGTCAGCAGGGAGAGTTCAATCCCCCGCCTTGCGGATTTTGGTTGAGCGAGAGAGACTGATCCAGAAATTTGTGCCGGAGACCTATTGGCAGATAACTGCTGATTTGGTAACTAAAGAAAATATTAAAATACAATTCAATTGTTCTGTCGAACCAAAAGACATCAAAGAAGTTGACAGTATTATTGAACAAGGCAAAAAAGGCGCCTGGCAGGTTATTGAAATGAAAGAAAATGAAGCAAAGCGGAGTCCGCGCGCACCTTTTACAACTTCTACCCTGCAACAAACCGCCAGTTCACGTTTTGGTTTTACTCCATCGCGTACGATGAGTACTGCTCAGAGGCTTTATGAAGCTGGATACATCACCTACATGCGTACCGACAGTACCAATCTGAGTAAAGAATCACTCGGCAACATCACGAGGACCATAACTAAAGAGTATGGTGATAAATTAGTCCAGGTCAGAGTATTCAAAACCAAAAGTAAAAATGCGCAGGAAGCGCACGAAGCGATCAGACCGTCAGATTTTTCCAAAAAAACTGCCGGCGCCACTGATGATCAGAAAAAACTTTACCAGCTGATTTGGCAAAGAACCATGGCGAGCCAAATGATTGACGCATTGCTATTGAAAACAAAGATCACTGCAAATATCACAAATGGCAGTATACCTGATTTTGCTGTCAACGGAACACATATTATTAATCCCGGATGGCTTCTGGCTGATCCGACAGCGCGTAATGAAGAGGTGGATCTGCCGAAATTGAAAGTTGCAGATCCCCTGACTTTAGATCAAATAAATTCGCTCGAAAAGCAAACACAACCGCTACCCAGATACACTGAAGCCGGCCTGGTTAAAGAACTGGAAAAACGAGGAATCGGACGACCGAGCACTTACGCGTCAATTATTAATACGATAATTTCCCGAGGATATGTTGAAAAAGAAGGCCGTGCTTTAAAACCGACCGATACCGGCGAAGTGGTCAGCAAATTCCTGGAGGACAATTTTGCAAATTATATTAGCGATTCATTTACCGCTGAAATGGAAGATGAATTGGATGAAATCGCCCAGGGTAAAAGAGATTATGTAAAAACCCTCAAAGATTTTTATGGACCTTTTTCCAAAGACGTGAAAGCAAAAGATAAAATAGCAAAAATAACCAACCTCGGTAAAGCGGATAAAGATATCAAGTGCCCGAAATGCCAGTCTGAAATGATAATCAAACTCGGACGCTCCGGAAAATTTTTAAGCTGTGCCAAGTTTCCCGATTGCAGTGGTAGCAGGACAATCGACGGCAAGGAAATGCAGGGTCCGAAAGAAACCGGTGATCCGTGTCCGGAATGTAAGGACGGTAAACAGGTGGAACGCGAAGGAAAGTACGGATTATTTATCTCCTGTTCTAATTATCCGAAATGCAAATACATCAAGAACAGTGAAAACGGCCAGAATTCCACTGGAGTTAAATGTACTGTATGCAAAGACGGTGAAATGGTGGAAAAAAGAGGGCGGTTCGGAAAATTTTACAGCTGTTCTAATTATCCGAAATGCAAACACGCCATCAAGGCCAAACCGACCGGAAGATTTTGTGAATATACCAGAGAAACGGGAGTATGCGGTGCTCTAATGATGGAGGGAACAAAAACGATCCCGGAAAGGTGCAGTGATAAAACCTGCCCGAACCATAACCCACATAAACTGACAAAATAA
- a CDS encoding tetratricopeptide repeat protein, whose protein sequence is MWLKIVKNPITKKKNLAEKVIHNCLYAIVFLFPLIFFPNTDTVLEFPKLFLFGILVIVATSAWLVRIMLEKKVVLQQSPLNLFVLIFGLLYLLATLFSVDRFISFTGDGLSHGSFISVLFGIIFYFLIVNSVRDVKDAWELIRAFLFSGLFVLIFNLSQLFGVNIFTYDFAQNNAFNLVANSVSIFVIYLVVLFMIAFGFLVKSAKKIDRILSEVVLVLAFATLFFLDKQLGWYLLIVGMFSWLVLLSMQSRKLKTAIIIIPTVLLVIAIGFLFFNTSAITAVVAPQDVKLDFQTAWQITKTGGMQMFLFGSGPETFLHDFTKFRPDDFNNSLLWQLRFDRSYNELFQIFATTGFFVTILFIGLFIWSLIQIGKKVFQAKQPDESWFYMVTIMTALLVLFISTFFHHFSSATYLLFWILLALSASIVSTKSKKIDFQKSSLGNFALSFILALLLVGSVSFLYFGVRILASENNFARAEIEAKNSKDISTVNKYLENSVKQTPWNSQYHLTLAEQYVLTSSLDSSSVSAMQYLADAKSEVDLAIKRAPKNVSVIEQSAEIYRIINNLNGPVSVTDVFDTYKKAILLDPNNASLIYNVAKVYLASAETLGQSDSITPEIEEEINTLLLASEQYARESIGLRNDFWEAELILAKTLKLQDKTQDAVDILTESVNRNPYNLSLREEFAVDLIALNELDKAKEQLQIIISLQPDHANAHFWLAVVYEQLGDKENAITELEMVLSTNPDNEIIKEKLSKLKEGE, encoded by the coding sequence ATGTGGTTAAAAATCGTAAAAAATCCGATAACTAAGAAAAAGAATCTGGCAGAAAAAGTGATTCATAACTGCCTTTATGCGATTGTCTTTTTATTCCCATTAATATTTTTCCCAAATACTGATACCGTGCTGGAATTTCCGAAGCTATTTTTATTTGGAATTCTGGTTATTGTCGCGACTTCGGCATGGTTAGTTAGAATAATGTTAGAAAAAAAAGTTGTTTTACAACAAAGCCCACTTAATTTATTTGTGCTGATTTTTGGTCTGCTGTATCTGCTTGCCACCCTGTTTTCCGTGGATCGATTTATTAGTTTCACCGGCGACGGCTTGTCCCACGGCAGTTTTATCAGTGTTTTATTCGGCATAATTTTCTATTTTTTGATTGTAAATTCTGTTCGTGACGTAAAAGATGCTTGGGAGTTAATCCGCGCATTTTTATTCTCCGGACTTTTTGTATTAATTTTCAATTTGTCTCAGCTTTTTGGTGTGAATATATTCACCTATGATTTTGCCCAAAACAACGCATTTAACTTAGTTGCTAATTCCGTTTCAATATTTGTGATTTACCTGGTTGTATTATTCATGATTGCCTTCGGATTTTTGGTTAAAAGCGCAAAAAAAATCGACCGGATATTAAGTGAAGTAGTTTTGGTCCTGGCATTTGCGACATTATTCTTTCTGGATAAACAACTGGGTTGGTATTTACTGATTGTCGGCATGTTCAGTTGGCTGGTCCTGTTATCCATGCAATCCAGGAAACTAAAGACAGCTATAATTATCATTCCAACCGTTCTTTTAGTCATTGCAATCGGCTTTCTGTTTTTCAATACTTCGGCGATTACGGCAGTTGTCGCACCTCAGGACGTTAAGCTGGATTTCCAGACCGCCTGGCAAATTACGAAAACCGGCGGTATGCAAATGTTCCTGTTCGGTTCTGGTCCGGAGACTTTTTTGCATGATTTTACGAAATTCCGGCCGGATGATTTCAATAATTCATTGTTATGGCAACTTCGGTTTGATCGCTCTTATAATGAACTATTCCAGATTTTTGCTACCACGGGATTTTTTGTGACAATTCTATTTATCGGATTGTTTATTTGGTCGTTGATTCAAATAGGTAAAAAGGTGTTTCAGGCAAAACAGCCGGATGAATCCTGGTTTTACATGGTGACAATTATGACTGCGTTATTAGTGCTGTTTATTTCCACTTTTTTCCATCATTTCAGCAGTGCGACATATCTGTTATTTTGGATATTATTAGCTTTAAGTGCAAGCATTGTTTCTACAAAATCGAAAAAGATTGATTTCCAAAAATCTTCTTTGGGAAATTTCGCGCTTTCCTTCATCTTGGCGCTGCTATTGGTCGGTTCTGTCTCATTTCTTTATTTTGGCGTGAGGATCCTGGCTAGTGAAAACAATTTTGCTCGGGCAGAAATTGAAGCAAAAAATTCAAAAGATATCAGTACGGTTAACAAGTATTTGGAAAATTCCGTGAAACAGACGCCATGGAATTCCCAGTATCATCTTACCCTGGCTGAACAATATGTCTTAACAAGCAGTTTGGATTCGAGTAGTGTCAGCGCGATGCAATATCTGGCTGATGCAAAATCCGAGGTTGATCTTGCAATAAAGCGGGCACCGAAGAATGTTTCGGTTATTGAGCAAAGCGCGGAGATCTACCGGATAATTAACAATCTGAACGGTCCGGTGTCAGTCACAGATGTTTTTGATACTTACAAAAAAGCAATTTTACTTGACCCGAACAATGCAAGTTTGATTTATAACGTTGCCAAGGTTTATCTCGCCAGCGCGGAAACTTTGGGTCAATCGGACAGCATTACTCCTGAAATTGAGGAGGAAATAAACACTTTACTGTTAGCATCCGAGCAATATGCCCGTGAGTCAATTGGTTTGAGAAATGATTTTTGGGAAGCGGAATTGATACTGGCGAAAACATTAAAACTCCAGGATAAAACTCAGGATGCTGTTGATATTCTTACCGAGTCGGTCAATCGTAATCCTTACAATCTCTCATTACGCGAAGAATTTGCTGTTGATTTGATTGCTTTGAATGAGTTAGATAAAGCTAAAGAGCAATTACAGATAATAATTTCCCTGCAACCAGACCATGCCAACGCCCATTTCTGGCTAGCGGTAGTATATGAACAACTAGGGGATAAAGAAAACGCCATTACTGAGTTAGAAATGGTGCTTAGTACAAATCCGGATAATGAAATTATAAAAGAAAAATTGTCTAAATTAAAGGAAGGGGAATAG
- a CDS encoding ParB/RepB/Spo0J family partition protein, whose protein sequence is MKHNHSLGKGLAALIPIKQVAGVTTAQLAGAKEESIHELSIDEIQVNPMQPRTYFDAHAEQELVESIREHGIIQPLVVTKDGEQYQLIAGERRLRAAKVVGLKTVPTVLRNVSQQQKLEVSLIENIQRQDLNPIEEALAYLRLMHEFSLTQEQMAKRVGKNRATVANLLRILELPAEVQQALIDRKITLGHAKVILSLDSEKDQINTFKKILRGGLNVQEATRVVHAIKPSKKSKTIDFDLQEKEEKLRSALSTKVRIEQHGRGGKIVIEYYSSDELDSLINKIV, encoded by the coding sequence ATGAAACACAACCATAGTCTGGGCAAAGGGTTAGCCGCACTGATTCCGATCAAGCAGGTGGCGGGTGTCACCACCGCGCAGTTGGCCGGTGCGAAAGAAGAATCAATCCATGAGTTGTCGATTGATGAGATTCAGGTTAATCCGATGCAACCGCGCACATACTTTGACGCACACGCGGAACAAGAGCTAGTTGAGTCAATTAGGGAACACGGAATAATCCAACCGTTAGTCGTCACTAAAGATGGTGAGCAATATCAGCTGATTGCCGGTGAAAGAAGACTGCGGGCTGCTAAGGTCGTTGGCTTGAAAACAGTACCGACTGTTTTACGTAACGTTTCTCAGCAACAAAAGCTGGAGGTCTCTTTGATTGAGAATATTCAAAGGCAGGATTTGAATCCGATAGAGGAAGCGCTTGCCTATTTGAGATTAATGCATGAGTTCAGCTTGACCCAGGAGCAAATGGCAAAGCGGGTTGGCAAAAATCGTGCCACTGTGGCTAATCTTTTGAGAATTCTTGAACTGCCTGCGGAAGTGCAACAGGCATTGATTGATCGGAAGATAACTTTAGGCCACGCAAAGGTGATATTATCTTTAGATTCCGAAAAAGACCAGATAAACACTTTTAAAAAAATATTAAGAGGGGGATTGAACGTGCAGGAAGCGACACGGGTTGTTCATGCTATCAAGCCTTCCAAGAAAAGCAAAACAATTGATTTTGATCTCCAGGAAAAAGAGGAAAAGCTCAGGTCGGCACTTTCGACGAAAGTAAGAATCGAACAGCATGGCAGGGGTGGGAAGATAGTTATAGAATACTATTCTTCCGACGAGCTAGATTCACTAATTAATAAAATTGTATAA
- a CDS encoding RelA/SpoT family protein, producing MTIQQLLNKIAKKNPKMDLDMIRLAYDYAKEAHKGQKRRSGEDYIQHPLHTASNLVDMGLDEKIIIAGLLHDVPEDTDLTIEDIRKEFGKDIATLVAGITKLGKIKYRGMQRYVENLRKMFLAMAKDVRIILIKFADRMHNLETLDALPEEKRRRIAMETLEIYSPIANRLGMGEIKGMLEDLSFPHVLPEEYAWLMKETKGRIVKQEKYLEEVIKEIKVILRKEGIESLSIHGRTKYLYSLYKKLLMKDKDFSKIYDLVALRIIVPTISDCYATLGIIHKYWKPLTGRIKDYIATPKPNGYQSLHTTVFCLNGKLVEFQIRTPEMHEFAEYGIAAHWHYSESGKTKNGRGITIDSPNWIKDLVTIQKESKDKTHFLEAIKVDIFQNRIFVFTPKGDVIDLPEDSTPVDFAFTIHTDVGIKCIGTRINEKIASLDTTLKSGDMVEIIIDKNRKKPSTDWLSFVKTNIAREKIRYYSRQN from the coding sequence ATGACTATACAACAATTACTGAATAAAATAGCGAAGAAAAACCCCAAAATGGATCTGGACATGATTCGTTTGGCTTATGATTATGCCAAAGAGGCCCACAAGGGGCAGAAAAGACGCTCTGGAGAGGATTATATACAACATCCGCTCCATACAGCCAGCAATTTAGTAGATATGGGGTTGGACGAAAAAATTATTATTGCCGGATTATTGCACGACGTTCCGGAAGATACCGATTTAACAATTGAAGATATCAGAAAAGAATTCGGCAAAGACATCGCAACTTTGGTTGCGGGGATCACCAAACTCGGTAAAATAAAATACCGCGGTATGCAAAGATATGTGGAGAATCTCAGAAAAATGTTCCTGGCCATGGCCAAAGATGTCAGAATAATTCTGATCAAATTTGCCGACCGCATGCATAATTTAGAAACACTGGATGCCCTACCGGAAGAAAAGCGGAGGAGAATTGCCATGGAAACCCTGGAGATTTATTCCCCGATCGCCAACAGACTCGGTATGGGCGAAATAAAAGGTATGCTTGAGGATCTATCATTTCCCCATGTCCTACCGGAGGAATATGCCTGGCTGATGAAAGAAACAAAAGGAAGAATTGTAAAACAAGAGAAATATTTAGAAGAGGTCATAAAAGAAATTAAAGTAATATTAAGAAAAGAGGGAATCGAATCCTTATCGATCCATGGCCGTACTAAATATCTGTATAGCTTGTATAAAAAACTGCTGATGAAGGATAAGGATTTCAGTAAAATATACGATCTTGTAGCGTTGCGTATAATCGTACCGACAATCAGCGACTGCTATGCCACCCTTGGAATCATCCATAAATACTGGAAGCCTCTAACAGGCAGAATTAAAGACTATATTGCCACGCCAAAACCGAACGGTTATCAATCACTGCACACCACAGTTTTTTGTTTAAACGGCAAACTGGTGGAGTTTCAGATTCGGACTCCCGAAATGCATGAATTTGCTGAATACGGAATTGCCGCCCATTGGCATTATTCTGAATCAGGAAAAACAAAAAATGGCCGGGGAATTACGATTGATTCCCCCAACTGGATAAAAGATCTCGTTACTATACAAAAAGAGTCAAAAGACAAAACTCATTTCTTGGAAGCGATAAAAGTAGATATTTTTCAAAACAGAATTTTTGTTTTTACACCCAAAGGAGATGTAATTGATTTACCGGAAGATTCGACGCCAGTTGATTTTGCATTTACTATCCACACAGATGTCGGGATTAAATGTATTGGCACAAGAATAAACGAAAAAATAGCGAGTCTGGATACGACATTGAAAAGCGGCGATATGGTAGAAATAATTATTGATAAAAATCGTAAAAAGCCGAGCACCGACTGGCTCAGCTTCGTTAAAACAAATATCGCGCGGGAAAAGATCAGGTACTACAGCAGGCAAAATTAG
- the dprA gene encoding DNA-processing protein DprA — MDQIFWNSFNCIPQVGPRTFKKLIAGFGNMENAWKATYLELCACGVLPKIAQIIVEKRCLINPTKEWEKLEKHGVKMITLESQAYPNLLKEISSPPAVLYWKGNRDALNKLTIAIVGTRNPTAYGREVAKDIAGNLAQEKICIASGMALGIDGIVHQAVLDNDGTTVAVLGSGLDILHPQTHTILAHEIIEKNGMIISEFPLGTAPLKYHFPIRNRIISGLSKGCVVIEAGQKSGALITARFALEQNREVFAVPGSIYQKSSVGPNNLIKMGARVVTSSDDILETLNISAKITRQVKSDVIADNPEEAKIFSAISSEPTHIDDIVTQSGLSATVTSSTLTLMEMKGKVRNIGGMNYVIAK; from the coding sequence ATGGATCAAATATTCTGGAATAGCTTTAACTGCATCCCGCAGGTCGGACCACGGACTTTTAAAAAGCTGATTGCCGGTTTTGGCAATATGGAAAATGCATGGAAAGCTACATATCTTGAATTATGTGCATGTGGCGTACTGCCAAAAATTGCGCAGATAATTGTGGAAAAAAGATGTCTGATTAACCCGACCAAGGAGTGGGAAAAACTGGAAAAGCACGGCGTGAAAATGATTACCTTAGAAAGCCAAGCATATCCCAATCTTTTGAAAGAAATATCCAGTCCACCAGCTGTGTTGTATTGGAAAGGTAACCGGGACGCGTTAAATAAATTAACAATCGCCATTGTCGGTACCCGCAACCCTACCGCTTACGGTCGGGAAGTTGCAAAAGACATTGCGGGTAATCTTGCCCAGGAAAAAATTTGTATTGCCTCCGGGATGGCTTTGGGCATTGATGGGATTGTACATCAGGCGGTATTAGATAATGACGGGACAACCGTGGCTGTTTTAGGCTCGGGACTGGATATATTGCACCCCCAGACTCATACAATCCTTGCGCATGAGATTATTGAAAAAAATGGCATGATCATTTCCGAATTTCCGCTTGGCACTGCCCCGCTAAAATATCATTTCCCGATCAGAAACAGAATAATTTCCGGATTAAGTAAGGGCTGTGTAGTGATAGAGGCGGGTCAAAAAAGCGGGGCATTAATTACAGCACGATTCGCCCTTGAACAGAATCGGGAGGTTTTTGCCGTACCCGGCAGTATCTATCAAAAAAGTTCTGTTGGTCCGAATAACCTGATTAAAATGGGTGCAAGAGTGGTAACCAGTTCAGACGACATTTTGGAAACATTAAATATTTCAGCAAAAATTACCAGGCAGGTGAAAAGCGATGTAATAGCCGATAATCCGGAAGAGGCTAAAATATTCTCTGCTATTTCATCTGAACCGACTCACATTGACGATATCGTTACGCAAAGCGGACTTAGCGCGACAGTAACAAGCTCCACCCTGACATTAATGGAAATGAAGGGAAAGGTAAGAAATATCGGCGGAATGAATTACGTTATTGCTAAATAG
- a CDS encoding topoisomerase C-terminal repeat-containing protein, with translation MDNTEPKIEEICDRCGKTMVLRSGRYGEFLACTGYPDCKNTINIVREGVKQEMHEDRLIGDDPETKKPVYLKEGRYGTYIQLGDSEKGRKPKTASLLRGMDAKKLNLDTALELLTLPKTLGTADDGEIITVSNGKFGPYIKAGKETRSLPSNLSPLKITLDEARDLLKGDKLRPGGKSAVINLGQDEERNDIIIKEGKFGPYITNGKINVSVPKTITSDSVTLEDAIAMLEKKAKKIK, from the coding sequence ATGGATAATACAGAGCCTAAAATTGAAGAAATTTGCGACCGATGCGGGAAAACGATGGTTTTAAGATCCGGCAGATACGGTGAGTTTCTGGCATGTACCGGTTATCCTGACTGCAAAAATACGATTAATATTGTCCGAGAAGGAGTTAAGCAAGAAATGCATGAGGACCGGTTAATCGGTGATGATCCGGAAACAAAAAAACCGGTTTACCTGAAAGAAGGACGTTATGGCACATATATTCAGCTGGGAGATTCAGAAAAGGGCAGAAAACCAAAAACAGCATCACTACTTAGGGGAATGGATGCTAAAAAATTAAATCTTGATACGGCCCTGGAACTTTTGACTTTACCGAAAACTCTGGGCACAGCTGATGATGGTGAAATTATTACAGTATCCAACGGAAAATTCGGACCTTACATCAAAGCGGGAAAAGAAACCCGCAGTCTCCCGTCAAACCTGTCACCATTAAAAATCACGCTGGATGAGGCAAGAGACCTACTGAAGGGTGACAAGCTCAGGCCGGGCGGTAAATCTGCGGTGATCAATCTGGGACAGGATGAGGAGCGAAATGACATTATTATCAAAGAAGGAAAATTCGGACCATATATTACGAACGGTAAAATAAATGTATCCGTTCCTAAAACAATTACCAGCGATTCCGTCACGCTGGAAGATGCGATTGCTATGCTTGAAAAAAAGGCTAAAAAAATCAAATAA